Proteins encoded within one genomic window of Ammonifex degensii KC4:
- the rpmI gene encoding 50S ribosomal protein L35, protein MPKVKTHRGAAKRFKKTGKGKIVAYCRSGKSHLLEKKTSQRKRRLRHKKVLQPGDAAQIRRLIPYL, encoded by the coding sequence TTGCCGAAGGTAAAGACTCACCGAGGAGCGGCCAAGCGTTTCAAGAAAACGGGCAAGGGTAAGATAGTAGCCTACTGCCGCTCGGGCAAGAGCCACCTGCTGGAGAAGAAGACCAGCCAGCGGAAGCGGCGTCTTCGCCACAAGAAGGTTCTGCAGCCTGGTGATGCAGCGCAGATCAGGCGTCTGATTCCTTATCTCTAA
- a CDS encoding transposase: MLKLSREKELIRCALPEGWDTVTLPDGTEIRGIPVEVKVKAVVRRRRVENLVLHVTLDLGVMPVYRSVRTGMEGKKASQKIKQMAYDRLRQEQRYKNLMRGIETDNWRERNTSSTCCLCGAHGPAWRKHRGLGVCRRCGLVLQADLNGAANLLKQYLFGDCHNRALPFTFREARVWRWDGKLNRFVQVSPRAA; this comes from the coding sequence GTGTTGAAGCTCTCCCGGGAGAAAGAACTAATAAGATGTGCACTGCCTGAAGGCTGGGACACGGTCACCCTGCCAGACGGCACAGAAATAAGGGGCATCCCGGTTGAGGTCAAGGTGAAGGCGGTTGTCCGCCGCCGGAGAGTAGAAAACCTGGTGCTCCACGTGACCCTCGACCTGGGAGTGATGCCCGTTTACCGTTCTGTCCGTACCGGGATGGAGGGCAAAAAGGCCAGCCAGAAGATCAAACAGATGGCCTACGACCGGCTCCGGCAAGAGCAGCGCTACAAGAACCTTATGCGGGGCATTGAGACCGACAACTGGAGGGAGAGAAACACGTCCTCCACGTGCTGTCTCTGCGGCGCCCACGGCCCTGCCTGGCGGAAGCACCGCGGTCTGGGGGTGTGCAGGAGGTGCGGGCTGGTCCTGCAGGCCGACCTCAACGGCGCGGCCAACCTCTTAAAGCAGTACCTCTTCGGGGACTGCCACAACAGGGCACTGCCCTTTACCTTCAGGGAAGCGCGGGTCTGGCGCTGGGACGGGAAGCTGAACCGGTTCGTGCAAGTATCTCCAAGGGCCGCATAA
- the rplT gene encoding 50S ribosomal protein L20: MPRVKTSVASRRRRKKILKMAKGYWGARSKLYRIAKQQVMKSLMYAYRDRRARKRDFRRLWIVRINAAAREAGLTYSRFINGLKKAGVELDRKVLADLAVRDREAFGRLVELAKAQLG, translated from the coding sequence ATGCCGCGGGTAAAGACGAGTGTGGCCAGTCGCCGTCGCCGCAAGAAAATTCTTAAAATGGCCAAGGGCTACTGGGGTGCGCGGTCCAAGCTTTACCGCATAGCCAAACAGCAGGTAATGAAGTCTTTAATGTACGCCTACCGGGACCGGCGGGCGCGCAAGCGCGATTTCCGGCGCTTATGGATCGTCCGCATAAACGCGGCCGCCCGCGAGGCCGGGCTTACTTACAGCCGCTTTATAAACGGCCTCAAGAAAGCGGGAGTGGAGCTCGACCGCAAGGTCTTGGCCGACCTGGCGGTGCGCGACCGGGAGGCTTTCGGGCGCTTGGTGGAACTGGCCAAGGCTCAGCTCGGTTAG
- a CDS encoding universal stress protein: MPKCLVLLDDEDAARELASFAVKLVKANPELEVVLLYASPLRDAVPSLPGAGWLAQEEFERYFRLRADSVLAEALAVFRAAGIGARTLSLPEDPVAAVEHLVESEPDYALVVVSDRGTGGRLHYVLSSEVYRLSHFLPLPLVVVKAGWH; this comes from the coding sequence GTGCCTAAGTGCTTGGTCTTGCTGGACGACGAAGACGCGGCTCGCGAGTTGGCTTCCTTTGCGGTCAAGCTCGTCAAGGCCAACCCGGAGCTAGAGGTAGTGTTGTTGTATGCCTCGCCCCTCCGCGATGCCGTCCCTTCCTTGCCGGGGGCGGGGTGGCTGGCCCAGGAGGAGTTCGAGCGCTACTTCCGGCTCCGCGCCGACAGCGTGCTAGCGGAGGCTCTGGCTGTCTTCCGGGCGGCGGGTATCGGCGCCCGCACCCTCTCCCTGCCGGAGGACCCGGTAGCGGCAGTCGAGCACCTGGTCGAGAGCGAGCCCGATTACGCGCTGGTGGTGGTGAGTGATAGAGGGACCGGTGGCCGCCTGCACTACGTGCTGAGTAGCGAAGTCTACCGCCTCTCGCACTTCCTGCCCCTCCCCTTGGTGGTGGTCAAAGCAGGATGGCACTAG
- the infC gene encoding translation initiation factor IF-3, whose product MVKEHRINEEIRAREVRLIDTDGTQIGIVPLSEALRIAEERGLDLVEVAPQARPPVCKIMDYGKYKYEMSKRDREARKKQRLVTVKEVKLRPNIEEHDFQVKARNVIRFLKDGDKVKVTIMFRGREIIHPQLGERLLERLKEEVAAVGVVERAPKLEGRNMVMILAPKPGHGKKEEAAEE is encoded by the coding sequence ATTGTTAAAGAGCACCGCATAAACGAGGAGATTCGGGCCCGCGAGGTGCGGCTCATCGACACCGACGGCACGCAAATAGGGATCGTTCCTTTAAGCGAGGCCTTGCGCATAGCTGAGGAGCGGGGCTTGGATCTAGTGGAGGTGGCGCCGCAGGCGCGGCCACCGGTCTGCAAGATAATGGACTACGGCAAGTACAAGTACGAGATGAGCAAGAGGGACCGGGAGGCCCGCAAGAAGCAGCGCCTGGTGACGGTAAAGGAGGTCAAGCTCCGCCCCAACATCGAGGAGCACGACTTCCAGGTCAAGGCGCGCAACGTTATCCGCTTTCTGAAAGACGGGGATAAGGTGAAGGTAACCATCATGTTCCGCGGGCGAGAGATAATCCACCCCCAGTTGGGTGAGCGCCTGCTGGAGCGCCTGAAAGAAGAAGTGGCAGCGGTGGGCGTGGTGGAGAGGGCTCCCAAGCTGGAGGGGCGCAACATGGTGATGATCTTGGCCCCCAAGCCGGGGCACGGGAAGAAAGAAGAAGCGGCGGAAGAATAA
- a CDS encoding TrmH family RNA methyltransferase, with product MLTVLGKHNPRVKALLRLAQKKGREKAGEFLVEGPHLVAEALRHGKVRALYLTPEFASSPEGEELIRKAEARKVEVFGLAPQLLARAADTATPQGVLAVVEMPSASLPSLLQVELPLLVIVDGLQDPGNLGTIVRTAQAVAATGVVVLKGSVDPFHPRAVRATAGAIFRLPVVKGPSAEEVLPLLRTAGIELVVADPRGEVPFYAHSFLGPTALVIGSEGGGPGPVWSTLARRVYIPMPGKTESLNAAVAAALLLYEAARQRYRWR from the coding sequence ATGCTTACCGTTCTGGGGAAGCATAATCCGCGGGTGAAGGCCCTTTTGCGGCTGGCGCAGAAGAAGGGCCGGGAAAAGGCGGGGGAATTCTTGGTAGAGGGACCGCACCTGGTAGCAGAGGCGCTGCGTCACGGTAAGGTGAGGGCCCTCTACTTGACCCCTGAGTTCGCCTCCTCCCCGGAAGGGGAAGAGCTTATTCGGAAGGCAGAAGCAAGAAAGGTAGAGGTCTTCGGCCTCGCTCCTCAACTTCTGGCCCGGGCGGCCGACACTGCCACCCCGCAAGGGGTGCTGGCCGTGGTGGAGATGCCTTCTGCCTCTCTCCCCTCCCTCCTCCAGGTAGAGCTCCCCTTGCTGGTGATAGTGGACGGCTTGCAGGACCCGGGCAACCTAGGGACTATAGTGCGCACGGCTCAGGCGGTGGCAGCCACAGGAGTAGTGGTGCTTAAAGGCTCGGTCGATCCCTTCCATCCCCGGGCGGTTCGAGCTACGGCCGGAGCCATTTTCCGCCTACCGGTGGTGAAGGGCCCTTCGGCGGAGGAGGTCCTTCCCCTCTTGCGAACGGCGGGGATAGAGCTTGTGGTGGCCGACCCCCGGGGGGAGGTTCCCTTTTACGCCCACTCTTTTTTGGGCCCGACGGCCCTGGTCATCGGCAGTGAGGGAGGAGGACCGGGGCCGGTATGGAGCACTCTGGCCCGCCGCGTCTACATCCCCATGCCCGGGAAAACGGAGTCGCTCAACGCTGCTGTGGCTGCCGCTCTTCTTCTTTACGAGGCGGCGCGGCAGCGGTACCGGTGGCGTTGA
- a CDS encoding YqzL family protein, with the protein MVWTAELFWKLFEVTGSIRAYILYRRLRLH; encoded by the coding sequence ATGGTCTGGACCGCCGAGCTTTTTTGGAAGCTTTTCGAGGTCACCGGTTCCATTCGGGCTTACATCCTCTACCGGAGACTGAGGTTACACTGA